A single genomic interval of Astyanax mexicanus isolate ESR-SI-001 chromosome 4, AstMex3_surface, whole genome shotgun sequence harbors:
- the LOC103040394 gene encoding zinc finger protein 135, with protein MKPIPGKKTFHHSGKGFTPESDLKQHQRIHTGEKPYHCSDCGKSFSLMDTLKRHQRFHSGEKPYHCSDCEKSFNQLSDLKRHQHIHTGEKPYHCSDCGKGFNQLGNLKIHQRIHTGEKPYQCSVCEKCFTAQSSLKRHESIHTGEKLYHCSDCGHSFNRKGHLKRHRYFHTGEKPYHCSDCGKSFNRQSTLKMHHHIHTGVKQHHCSDCKKSFYRQSHLKRHQRIHTGVKPYHCADCGQSFNHQSSFKEHQHIHTGVKPYHCSECGMSFSRLGTLKIHQRIHTGEKPYQCSVCEKCFTAQSDLKKHERIHTGEKPYHCLECGRSFIHQNSLKEHQRIHTGEKPYHCTECGKSFNRMYTLKLHQRIHTGEKPYYCSDCEMSFRYLKDSKQHKCTRNNTPCPIAGPKVD; from the coding sequence ATGAAGCCAATTCCAGGCAAGAAGACATTTCACCACTCTGGAAAGGGTTTTACTCCAGAGAGTGATCtcaaacaacaccagcgcattcacacaggagagaaaccgtatcactgctcagactgtgggaagagttttagtctaATGGATAcactcaaaagacaccagcgcttTCATTCAGGagaaaaaccatatcactgttcagactgtgagaagagttttaatcaactgagtGATCTTAAAagacaccagcacattcacacaggagagaaaccgtatcactgctcagactgtgggaaaggTTTTAATCAACTgggtaatctcaaaatacaccaacgcattcacacaggagagaaaccgtatcagtgctcagtgTGTGAAAAGTGTTTTACTGCACAGAGTTCTCTAAAAAGACACGagagcattcacacaggagagaaactgtatcactgctcagactgtgggcacAGCTTTAATCGAAAGGGTCATCTCAAAAGACACAGGTACtttcatacaggagagaaaccatatcactgctcagactgtgggaaaagttttaatcgacagagtactctcaaaatgcATCATCACATTCACACTGGGGTGAAAcagcatcactgctcagactgtaaaaagagtttttatcgacagagtcatctcaaaagacaccagcgcattcacacaggagtgaaaccctATCACTGCGCTGACTGTGGGCAGAGCTTTAATCATCAGAGTTCTTTCAAagaacaccagcacattcacactggggtgaaaccgtatcactgctcagaatgtgggatgaGCTTTAGTCGACTtggtactctcaaaatacaccaacgcattcacacaggagagaaaccgtatcagtgctcagtgtgtgaaaagtgttttactgcacagagtgatctcaaaaaacatgagcgcattcacacaggagagaaaccgtaccacTGCTTAGAATGTGGGAGGAGCTTTATTCATCAGAATTCTCTTAAAGAACACCAGAGGATTCAtactggagaaaaaccatatcactgcaCGGAATGTGGGAAAAGCTTTAATCGAATGTATACTCtcaaactacaccagcgcattcacactggagagaaaccgtattactgctcagactgtgagatgAGTTTCAGGTATTTAAAAGATTCAAAGCAGCACAAGTGCACTAGGAATAACACTCCATGTCCCATCGCAGGTCCTAAAGTGGACTGA